The Arachidicoccus terrestris genome includes the window TATGTGATCCGCCCTCAAACGGATGCGCTCCATGATTACCGGGGTTATGCCGGCAAAATCGAGAGTGGCATTTATAGAAAAGGCGATCAGGTAGTGGTATATCCTTCGGGTGTAGAAGCTACGATCGAGAAGATCGAACTGGGCGGTAAGGAAGTGGAAGAGGCATTTGCTCCTCAGAGTGTGGTGCTGCATCTGGATCAGGATGTGGATATCAGCAGGGGAGACAGCATCGTTAAAAAAGACGACAGCCTGAAAGTAAGCCAGGATATCGATGCCATCGTTTGCTGGATGGATGAAAAACCCCTTTCTGTAGGGCAAAAATATTTTTTGCAGCATGGCAGTAAAGTGGTGCCGGCCATGGTAAAGGAGATCAGATATAAATTAGATGTCAACGAACTGGAGAAGATCTATGAAGTAAGCAAGGCAGATTTAAACGAAGTAGTGGAAGTAAAATTGAAAACGGCCTCTCCATTGGCTTATGATGCATATAGTCATATCCGGGAGTCAGGCGGTGCTGTCCTGGTGGATCAGACCAGTTTTGTGACGGTAGGAGCAGCATTATTGCAATAGTTCGAAAAAATTTTATCACACATATAGCATTTGAATTCAGATGAAATTGAGGGTCCCGGGAGCACATACGACAACAGTAAATGAAGATATAAAGGTCAGCATCATCGGTGCCGGACCAGGTGACGCAGAGCTCCTGACGTTAAAGGCGGCCAGGTTACTGGGCGAGGCAGATGTGGTGCTGACAGATCGTCTGGTCAATCAGGATATTGTGGACACTCATGTAAGGATAGGGGCTAAGGTCATCTTCGTCGGTAAGGAAGGCAGAACGCAGAGCGGTTCCGTCGCCCAGAAAGAAATTGACCATCTGATCGTTAAATATGCCAGACAAGGCAGAAAGGTTGTCCGGCTGAAAGGAGGAGATGTCGCGATCTTTTCGAATGTATTAGATGAACTGGAAAGCCTTAAAACGGCTGGCATTTCTTACCAGATCGTTCCGGGCATTACAGCCGCGTCGGGCGCCTCGGCCTATTCGGGAATGCCACTGACAGCCAGGGGGTACAGCAGAGGTGTCCGGTTTTTGACTTATTCTGACCGCTATGCTGTGGAACCGGGATATTGGGCTGAACTGGCAAGAACTGAAGATACGCTCGTTTTTTATATGACCGGTGAAAACTGGTTTGAACTCGCGACCCTGCTTCAAAAAAACGGAATTGATCCTACTAAGTATGTATCGGTCATACAACAGGCGACGACCCCTTTTCAGCAAATCTTCACCTATCAATTCCGGAATTTAAAGGAACCACTGGAAA containing:
- the cobA gene encoding uroporphyrinogen-III C-methyltransferase, with the translated sequence MKLRVPGAHTTTVNEDIKVSIIGAGPGDAELLTLKAARLLGEADVVLTDRLVNQDIVDTHVRIGAKVIFVGKEGRTQSGSVAQKEIDHLIVKYARQGRKVVRLKGGDVAIFSNVLDELESLKTAGISYQIVPGITAASGASAYSGMPLTARGYSRGVRFLTYSDRYAVEPGYWAELARTEDTLVFYMTGENWFELATLLQKNGIDPTKYVSVIQQATTPFQQIFTYQFRNLKEPLEKQSFISPSLIVIGRVPQLHQQYCWRPQIAPDQVESFFRPSTSRAVEVINNKKRSA